A genomic region of Megalobrama amblycephala isolate DHTTF-2021 linkage group LG6, ASM1881202v1, whole genome shotgun sequence contains the following coding sequences:
- the LOC125269507 gene encoding uncharacterized mitochondrial protein AtMg00860-like, whose product MDEGKVAAIKNWPIPTTVKELQRFLGFANFYRRFIQNYSSITSPLTSLLRNKPKSLSWTPSATEAFNTLKQAFTTAPLLVHPDPDKAFVVEVDASTTGVGAVLLQQQGNPDSIHVPSSPASSTRRR is encoded by the coding sequence atggacgaggggaaggtggcAGCTATCAAGAACTGGCCAATTCCCACTACCGTCAAAGAGCTCCAGCGTTTCCTCGGCTTCGCCAACTTTTACAGAAGATTCATCCAGAATTACAGTTCCATTACCAGTCCACTTACAAGCCTCCTCCGCaacaagcccaagtctctgtcctggactccatCTGCCACAGAAGCATTTAACACCTTGAAACAAGCCTTCACGACCGCTCCACTCCTGGTGCATCCCGACCCTGACAAAGCCTTCGTCGTGGAAGTCGACGCCTCAACCACCGGAGTTGGAGCGGTATTGTTgcagcagcaggggaaccccgactccatccatgtgccttcttctcccgcaagctcaacccggcggaggtga